Proteins encoded in a region of the Suncus etruscus isolate mSunEtr1 chromosome 1, mSunEtr1.pri.cur, whole genome shotgun sequence genome:
- the GSTK1 gene encoding LOW QUALITY PROTEIN: glutathione S-transferase kappa 1 (The sequence of the model RefSeq protein was modified relative to this genomic sequence to represent the inferred CDS: deleted 4 bases in 3 codons) yields MKGSRRAGARGKRQRRGSGAGGKGALSLRCIREFAAVPSRAPPWDPLPRTLELFYDVLSPYSWLGFEVLCRYKNIWTVNLQLRPPLIAGIMQDSGNKPPAMLPRRGKYLLNDIKLQGQHFQVPLNSPKDFLPLSTGSLSAMRFLTAVNMKHPEMLEKVSRELWLRVWSRDEDITEPQSIMAAAEKAGMSSEQARKLLEMISTAEVKNQLKETTMKACKYGAFGLPFTVAHVDGKTHMLFGSDRMELLAFLLGEKWMGPVPQAMNAKL; encoded by the exons GGCTCCCGCAGAGCAGGAGCAAGAGGCAAGAGACAGAGGCGGGGCTCCGGGGCAGGCGGGAAAGGGGCGTTGTCGCTCCGCTGCATCAGGGAGTTTGCCGCAGTTCCTTCCAGAGCCCCACCATGGGACCCCCTGCCGCGGACCCTGGAGCTCTTTTATGACGTGCTGTCC ccctactcctggcttggcttcG AGGTCCTGTGTCGCTATAAGAACATCTGGACTGTTAACCTGCAGTTGCGC CCTCCCCTCATTGCAGGCATCATGCAAGACAGTG GAAACAAGCCACCAGCTATGCTTCCCCGCAGAGGCAAATACTTGCTAAATGAC ATCAAGCTCCAGGGACAGCATTTCCAGGTTCCCCTCAATAGCCCCAAGGATTTCT TACCTTTGTCCACAGGAAGTTTGTCGGCCATGCGCTTCCTCACTGCTGTGAACATGAAGCATCCCGAGATGCTGGAGAAAGTGTCCAGGGAACTCTGGTTGCGTGTCTGGTCACGG GATGAAGATATCACGGAGCCCCAGAGTATCATGGCT GCTGCAGAAAAGGCTGGCATGTCTTCAGAACAAGCCCGAAAGCTCCTGGAAATGATCTCAACAGCAGAAGTGAAGAACCAACTCAAGGAAACCACTATGAAAGCCTGCAAGTATGGG GCCTTTGGGCTGCCCTTCACTGTGGCCCATGTGGATGGCAAGACCCACATGCTGTTTGGCTCTGACCGGATGGAGTTGCTGGCCTTTTTGTTAG GAGAGAAGTGGATGGGCCCTGTGCCTCAAGCGATGAATGCCAAGCTATAA